From one Brevibacterium sp. 'Marine' genomic stretch:
- a CDS encoding 3-oxoacyl-ACP reductase has protein sequence MTTAATRLTDKICVITGGASGIGLASARRLTEEGAKVVIGDLDEVRGPEVADELGGLFVRVNVADEEDVKNLFARTVEHYGRVDVAFNNAGINPTDDNSILTTDIAAWSKVQTVNLTSVYLCSKYALEHMVKQGSGSVINTASFVALMGAATSQISYSASKGGVLSMSRELGVQFAKDGIRVNALCPGPVNTPLLRELFASDPVQAQRRLVHCPGGRFAEPEEIAAAVAFLASDDSTFVNASSFTVDGGISSAYVTAE, from the coding sequence ATGACCACTGCAGCAACACGACTGACAGACAAGATCTGCGTCATCACCGGCGGAGCCTCAGGCATCGGACTGGCCAGCGCCCGCCGGTTGACCGAAGAAGGTGCGAAGGTCGTCATCGGCGATCTCGACGAGGTGCGTGGACCGGAGGTCGCCGATGAGCTCGGCGGGCTCTTCGTCCGCGTCAACGTCGCCGACGAGGAGGATGTGAAGAACCTCTTCGCGCGCACCGTCGAGCACTACGGTCGGGTCGACGTCGCATTCAACAACGCCGGCATCAATCCGACCGATGACAACTCGATCCTCACCACTGACATCGCCGCCTGGTCGAAGGTGCAGACGGTGAATCTCACGTCCGTGTACCTGTGCAGCAAGTACGCTCTCGAGCACATGGTCAAGCAGGGCTCGGGGTCGGTCATCAATACGGCCTCCTTCGTCGCACTGATGGGCGCGGCGACCTCGCAGATCTCGTACTCGGCGTCGAAGGGCGGGGTGCTGTCGATGAGCCGTGAGCTCGGAGTCCAGTTCGCGAAGGACGGCATCCGGGTCAACGCCCTGTGCCCAGGGCCGGTGAACACACCGCTGCTGCGTGAGCTCTTCGCCTCGGACCCGGTGCAGGCGCAGCGCAGGCTTGTCCACTGCCCCGGAGGACGGTTCGCCGAACCCGAGGAGATCGCCGCCGCCGTGGCCTTCCTCGCCAGCGATGACTCCACTTTCGTCAACGCCTCGTCCTTCACCGTCGACGGAGGAATCTCATCGGCCTACGTCACCGCGGAGTGA
- a CDS encoding FCD domain-containing protein, giving the protein MDEAEESGSPGTAGSQPRPGGQHVRGGNVFEHTIAELLRAIRLGKYLVGDKLPAERELAAQVRVSRATLRQALIELQTAGIVTSRRGRYGGTFVTRLPSADTDERIDPGELDDAVRFRLILETAAARIVAERDLSPNEVAALTAAETDCRTVFASAEQFRVLDARFHLMIAELTHMPSLISASASTRDRVNALLDRIPFIHTNVEHSCDQHREIVDAILASDPDRAADLAAQHAEGTEKLLRGFLEQR; this is encoded by the coding sequence TTGGACGAAGCAGAAGAGTCGGGCAGCCCAGGGACCGCGGGCAGCCAACCCCGCCCGGGAGGCCAGCATGTGCGCGGCGGAAATGTGTTCGAACATACGATTGCGGAGCTTCTGCGAGCGATCCGTCTCGGCAAGTACCTCGTCGGCGACAAACTGCCGGCCGAGCGCGAACTCGCCGCCCAGGTCCGGGTCTCGCGGGCGACCTTGCGGCAGGCGCTCATCGAGCTTCAGACTGCGGGCATCGTCACGTCCCGTCGCGGTCGCTACGGCGGCACCTTTGTGACCCGACTGCCGTCCGCCGACACCGATGAGCGGATCGACCCCGGCGAGCTCGATGATGCCGTCCGGTTTCGCTTGATTCTCGAGACAGCTGCGGCCCGCATCGTCGCCGAGCGAGACCTCTCCCCGAACGAGGTCGCTGCCTTGACGGCAGCGGAGACGGATTGCCGTACGGTGTTCGCCTCCGCCGAACAGTTCCGCGTGCTCGATGCCAGATTCCACCTCATGATCGCCGAACTCACGCACATGCCATCACTCATCTCCGCCTCGGCGAGCACTCGCGATCGGGTCAACGCCCTGCTCGACCGGATCCCTTTCATCCATACGAACGTCGAACACTCCTGCGATCAGCACCGAGAGATCGTCGACGCAATACTCGCCTCTGACCCTGATCGTGCCGCCGATCTCGCCGCACAGCATGCGGAAGGCACTGAGAAGCTGCTGCG
- a CDS encoding amino acid carrier protein, which produces MTSLPEHLVQAATGADLAAQADLAAAGVDEAIESFLGPAAQAFSSIVFFELQIGSIGIPLIVVWLMAAAVVLTVYLRFQPLTGLRYSVGIIRGRFTRKTDPGQVSSFQALATELSGTVGLGNIAGVAVAITIGGPGAALWIIIFGFFAMTVKMAEATLGVKYRQINEDGTVSGGPMYYLRSGLAEIGRPKLGKFLAGFYALTAVLGVIGAGNLFQANQAAAIIVQATGSDDSFFADKLWLIGAIIAALTALVILGGIKKIGQWTSKLTPLMAILYFVSIIVILTLNAGQIPHAFALMFTGAFSSSGVAGGAVGVAIVGIQRALFSNAAGIGSAGMAHAASKTTKPATEGFVAMWEPLIDSVIICTLTSLAIITTGLYTESTEDGIGLTAQAFGAVSSWFPYLLTIAVVLFAFSTILAYGYYGQQALGYLTKNSKAADKAYQIFWILAVIVGASMSLDSVIAFSDAIFFLMAFPNLLGIYFLARILRLEILRLRKKIDAGVMKEITPVELQVGMGDHEPTPEQIRAAEAGRRRKRDKLRDVRDTLRRKKLERKKAAD; this is translated from the coding sequence ATGACTTCACTACCCGAACATCTCGTCCAAGCCGCCACCGGGGCCGACCTCGCAGCCCAGGCCGACCTCGCCGCCGCCGGAGTCGACGAGGCCATCGAATCCTTCCTCGGTCCCGCGGCACAGGCCTTCAGCAGCATCGTCTTCTTCGAGCTCCAGATCGGCTCGATCGGCATCCCGCTCATCGTCGTCTGGCTGATGGCCGCCGCCGTCGTCCTCACCGTCTACCTCCGCTTCCAGCCGCTCACCGGACTCCGCTACTCCGTCGGCATCATCCGCGGTCGCTTCACGCGCAAGACCGACCCGGGCCAGGTCTCGAGCTTCCAAGCGCTCGCCACCGAGCTCTCGGGCACCGTCGGGTTGGGCAATATCGCAGGCGTGGCCGTAGCGATCACCATCGGCGGCCCCGGTGCCGCACTGTGGATCATCATCTTCGGCTTCTTCGCCATGACCGTGAAGATGGCCGAGGCGACCCTCGGAGTGAAATACCGGCAGATCAACGAAGACGGCACCGTCTCCGGCGGTCCCATGTACTACCTGCGGTCCGGGCTGGCCGAGATCGGTCGGCCCAAGCTCGGGAAGTTCCTCGCCGGGTTCTATGCACTCACTGCCGTGCTCGGCGTCATCGGCGCCGGCAATCTGTTCCAGGCGAACCAGGCGGCCGCGATCATCGTTCAGGCCACCGGCAGCGACGACAGCTTCTTCGCCGACAAACTCTGGCTCATCGGCGCGATCATCGCTGCCCTCACCGCTCTGGTCATCCTCGGCGGGATCAAGAAGATCGGACAGTGGACGTCGAAGCTGACTCCGCTCATGGCGATCCTCTACTTCGTCTCGATCATCGTCATCCTCACCCTCAACGCCGGGCAGATCCCACACGCCTTCGCGCTCATGTTCACCGGAGCCTTCAGCTCCAGCGGAGTCGCCGGTGGCGCCGTGGGTGTGGCGATCGTCGGCATCCAGCGTGCGCTGTTCTCCAACGCCGCCGGAATCGGCTCGGCAGGTATGGCCCATGCCGCCTCGAAGACGACGAAGCCGGCCACCGAAGGGTTCGTGGCGATGTGGGAGCCGCTCATCGACTCCGTCATCATCTGCACCCTGACCTCGCTGGCCATCATCACCACCGGTCTCTACACCGAAAGCACCGAGGACGGAATCGGCCTGACCGCGCAGGCCTTCGGCGCGGTGTCGAGCTGGTTCCCCTACCTGCTCACGATCGCCGTCGTGCTCTTCGCCTTCTCGACGATCCTCGCCTACGGCTATTACGGGCAGCAGGCGCTGGGGTACCTGACGAAGAACTCGAAGGCCGCTGACAAGGCCTACCAGATCTTCTGGATCCTCGCCGTCATCGTCGGTGCTTCGATGTCGCTGGACTCGGTCATCGCCTTCTCCGACGCGATCTTCTTCCTCATGGCCTTCCCGAACCTGCTGGGCATCTACTTCCTTGCCCGGATCCTCCGCCTCGAGATCCTGCGGCTGCGTAAGAAGATCGACGCCGGTGTGATGAAGGAGATCACTCCTGTCGAGCTCCAAGTCGGAATGGGCGATCACGAACCCACGCCGGAGCAGATCAGGGCAGCCGAGGCGGGACGCAGGCGCAAACGCGACAAGCTGCGCGACGTCCGTGACACCCTGCGTCGGAAGAAGCTGGAACGCAAGAAGGCCGCGGACTGA
- a CDS encoding glutamine synthetase family protein, whose amino-acid sequence MTEIPVPTSPTSPQRTSHGSIQAEPLTVDELRRLAVAGTIDTVVVAITDHMGRLQGKRLGVQFFLEDVMDHGSECCNYLLAVDVDMDTVDGYEVSSWETGYGDMVMKPDLATLRLLPWQPGSAMVNCDLLTTTGAEVAPSPRQILKRQLARLADHGLSAHVGTELEFITFDSSYEEAFASNYTEVTPSNQYNVDYSLLGTARVEPLLRDIRNSMAGAGLFVEGAKGECNFGQHEITFRYQPALKACDDHAVYKNGAKEIAAQHGKSITFMAKYDQKEGSSCHIHLSFRSTDGDMVMAGDREHGFSTLMERFIAGQLACIEDFTYFFAPNINSYKRFVEGSFAPTAVAWGFDNRTCAFRVVGSGPSLRVECRVGGADLNPYLATAALIAAGLHGIEKGLELPAITEGNAYTAGASRLPTTLQGARDRLEGSQIAEDAFGDYVVRHYVHAADIELEAYNATVTDWERLRGFERL is encoded by the coding sequence ATGACCGAGATTCCGGTACCCACCTCGCCCACCTCACCGCAGAGAACCTCCCACGGGTCGATCCAGGCCGAACCGCTCACCGTCGACGAGCTCCGCCGGCTCGCCGTCGCGGGCACGATCGACACCGTGGTCGTGGCCATCACCGATCACATGGGTCGCCTGCAGGGCAAGAGGCTCGGCGTGCAGTTCTTCCTCGAAGACGTCATGGACCACGGCTCCGAATGCTGCAACTACCTGCTCGCCGTCGACGTCGACATGGACACCGTCGACGGCTACGAGGTCTCTTCCTGGGAGACCGGCTACGGCGACATGGTGATGAAGCCCGACCTCGCGACCCTGCGCCTCCTGCCCTGGCAACCGGGCAGCGCGATGGTCAACTGCGACCTCCTGACGACGACCGGCGCCGAGGTGGCGCCCTCCCCACGTCAGATCCTCAAGCGCCAGCTCGCCCGCCTTGCCGACCATGGGCTGAGTGCCCATGTCGGCACCGAACTCGAGTTCATCACCTTCGATTCGAGCTATGAGGAGGCCTTCGCCTCGAACTACACCGAGGTCACGCCCTCGAACCAGTACAACGTCGACTACTCCCTCCTCGGCACCGCCCGGGTCGAACCGCTGCTGCGCGATATCCGCAATTCGATGGCCGGCGCAGGGCTCTTCGTCGAAGGGGCGAAGGGCGAATGCAACTTCGGCCAGCACGAGATCACGTTCCGCTACCAGCCCGCGCTCAAGGCCTGCGACGACCATGCGGTGTACAAGAACGGAGCGAAGGAGATCGCGGCCCAGCACGGGAAGTCGATCACTTTCATGGCCAAGTACGACCAGAAGGAAGGCTCCTCGTGCCACATCCACCTGAGTTTCCGTTCGACTGACGGCGACATGGTCATGGCCGGAGACCGCGAGCACGGGTTCTCCACTCTCATGGAGCGGTTCATCGCCGGGCAGCTCGCCTGCATCGAGGACTTCACGTACTTCTTCGCACCGAATATCAACTCCTACAAGCGCTTCGTCGAAGGTTCGTTCGCCCCGACCGCGGTCGCCTGGGGCTTCGACAACCGCACCTGCGCCTTCCGCGTCGTCGGCTCGGGGCCCTCCCTGCGCGTGGAATGCCGGGTCGGCGGGGCCGATCTCAATCCGTACCTCGCCACCGCGGCTCTCATCGCGGCGGGACTCCACGGGATCGAGAAAGGCCTCGAACTGCCCGCGATCACGGAAGGCAACGCCTACACCGCGGGTGCCTCCCGACTGCCCACCACACTCCAGGGTGCCCGCGACCGGTTGGAGGGCTCGCAGATCGCCGAGGACGCGTTCGGCGACTATGTCGTCCGCCACTACGTCCATGCGGCCGACATCGAACTCGAGGCCTACAACGCGACTGTCACCGACTGGGAGAGGCTCCGTGGCTTCGAACGACTCTGA
- a CDS encoding type 1 glutamine amidotransferase, which translates to MSSDSQGRVRILAIEHERGTGPERFGKWLEEAGAEVVVTRPYLGEVIPELGAFDALIVLGGSAGPTEDAENHWFPEVRDLLRRSIGGEFPSLNICLGGEMLAVTGDAPIIRRAHPQIGIYELGATSAGESDPVFGPLAGGGSTGAGSTEGESLPSVLFHQEEMALPTGAELLITGSDAPVQAFRLGEFAWGTQFHPETDATQISRWLDGNDLALPAGKTEDSIIAEVEAHDAALVDNGRRLARSFVAFLEGRREAEASRPDAPLNM; encoded by the coding sequence ATGAGCAGTGATTCCCAGGGCCGAGTGCGCATCCTCGCCATCGAGCACGAACGCGGTACCGGGCCCGAGCGGTTCGGGAAGTGGCTGGAAGAAGCCGGCGCCGAGGTGGTGGTGACTCGGCCGTACCTCGGCGAGGTGATCCCGGAGCTCGGTGCGTTCGACGCCCTCATCGTCCTCGGCGGGTCCGCAGGACCCACCGAGGACGCGGAGAACCACTGGTTCCCCGAGGTCCGTGACCTGCTTCGCCGATCGATCGGCGGGGAGTTCCCGAGCCTCAACATCTGCCTCGGCGGGGAGATGCTTGCCGTGACAGGCGATGCTCCGATCATCCGGCGGGCGCACCCGCAGATCGGGATCTACGAACTGGGTGCCACCTCGGCGGGGGAATCCGACCCTGTGTTCGGCCCACTGGCCGGCGGAGGGTCAACCGGTGCTGGGTCAACTGAAGGAGAGTCGCTGCCGTCCGTGCTCTTCCATCAGGAGGAGATGGCGCTGCCGACCGGAGCCGAACTCCTCATCACCGGTTCCGACGCCCCGGTCCAGGCCTTCCGCCTCGGCGAATTCGCGTGGGGCACTCAGTTCCATCCGGAAACCGATGCCACGCAGATCTCTCGGTGGCTGGACGGCAACGACCTGGCCCTGCCAGCCGGCAAGACCGAAGACTCGATCATCGCCGAGGTCGAAGCCCACGATGCCGCTCTCGTCGACAACGGGAGGCGGCTGGCTCGGTCATTCGTCGCATTTCTCGAAGGCCGACGTGAGGCCGAGGCGTCCAGACCGGATGCGCCCTTAAATATGTGA
- a CDS encoding DUF6114 domain-containing protein encodes MRDSAANGQPTDEREAAEQEATVQKTSLLALSRRSRRAEEQSGSSESGVETAEFAAPTPEAGEADPSEGAEMTEDAEKRQGFKHWRRQRPFIGGVMAVLGGIELFFSGQLDLGNMQIQFGIEGLQATVVPIAIVVLALLSIFRPTHHVFYGIIGLVLAVYSLIGVNLGGFIIGMLLSTIGAILVVAWMGPRGPKESEAAEGETA; translated from the coding sequence ATGAGGGACTCAGCAGCCAACGGGCAGCCGACCGATGAACGGGAGGCCGCCGAACAGGAGGCAACCGTGCAGAAGACGAGCCTGCTTGCGCTGTCCCGTCGGAGCCGACGCGCCGAAGAGCAGAGCGGCTCCTCCGAATCCGGCGTCGAGACGGCGGAATTCGCCGCCCCGACGCCGGAGGCGGGGGAGGCCGACCCCAGCGAGGGAGCCGAGATGACCGAAGACGCCGAGAAGCGTCAGGGATTCAAGCACTGGCGTCGGCAGCGCCCCTTCATCGGAGGTGTGATGGCCGTCCTCGGGGGAATCGAACTGTTCTTCTCCGGCCAGCTGGACCTCGGCAACATGCAGATCCAATTCGGCATCGAGGGACTGCAGGCGACGGTCGTTCCGATCGCCATCGTCGTCCTCGCTCTGCTGTCGATCTTCCGGCCGACGCACCATGTGTTCTACGGGATCATCGGCCTCGTCCTCGCAGTCTATTCACTCATCGGAGTGAACCTCGGCGGGTTCATCATCGGCATGCTGCTGTCCACCATCGGGGCGATCCTCGTGGTCGCATGGATGGGACCGCGCGGGCCGAAGGAGTCCGAAGCCGCTGAGGGGGAGACTGCATGA
- a CDS encoding DUF6230 family protein: protein MKFRNPSLIRRLVSSHAGRIAMVAIPTGVVSAMLMGGVAQGAVPVSFAISGTQFKISSSQLEGTGFSQYSGVAKDAEGGKHPVVTANIKDATLENLCQSAVQETPLGKVGVLIKAGGKGTPASAKDLQIGMTGLKGDAEFENIRIGVDASDVNTKAKGSKGDFAQDSDTISIKDLKQDSWSTTASVFTLKDMSLKLTDGSEQCD from the coding sequence ATGAAGTTCCGCAATCCCAGCCTCATCCGCAGGCTCGTCTCATCTCACGCCGGTCGCATCGCCATGGTCGCGATTCCCACAGGCGTCGTCTCAGCGATGCTCATGGGCGGGGTGGCCCAGGGTGCAGTCCCGGTCTCGTTCGCCATCTCCGGCACACAGTTCAAGATCTCCTCGTCGCAGCTCGAGGGAACCGGGTTCTCCCAGTACAGCGGAGTCGCCAAGGACGCCGAGGGCGGCAAGCACCCCGTCGTCACCGCGAACATCAAGGATGCGACCCTGGAGAACCTCTGCCAGTCGGCCGTCCAGGAGACTCCTCTGGGCAAGGTCGGCGTCCTCATCAAGGCGGGCGGAAAGGGCACCCCCGCCTCGGCGAAGGATCTGCAGATCGGCATGACCGGTCTCAAGGGAGACGCGGAGTTCGAGAACATCCGCATCGGCGTCGATGCCTCCGACGTCAACACGAAAGCCAAGGGAAGCAAGGGCGACTTCGCCCAGGACTCCGACACCATCTCCATCAAGGACCTCAAGCAGGACTCCTGGTCGACCACGGCCTCGGTCTTCACGCTCAAGGACATGTCGCTGAAGCTCACCGACGGATCTGAGCAGTGCGACTGA
- the eat gene encoding ethanolamine permease — protein sequence MSKNIEYGNVDEHYLEKRQLKKGAAGWILLAGLGVAYVISGDFSGWNLGLAEGGWGGLLIAFLLMGLMYVCMVFGLAELSSTLPTAGAGYGFARRALGPLGGFATGMAILIEYTMAPAAISTFIAGYVQALGILPESVPIWTIYLAAYAIFIGIHLWGVGEALRLMFVITAVAVIALVVFVVTAVGHFDASNLFDIEPTGALGASAFMPMGISGLLASLVFGIWFFLAVEGVPLAAEESANPKKDMPRGIITAMVVLVVFGALMLLLVPGIAGASAMGASDNPLPEALRTIYGENSVMATFVNWAGLAGLIASFFSIIFAYSRQLFALSRAGYLPKWLSLTGKRKTPVLALIVPGTIGFILAIAVDGNGGVLLNVAVFGATVSYVLLNLSHIRLRFKEPDLPRGYRTPGGVVTTSIALVLASVAVVATFFVDILAAGIAAGVFLIALAYFWFYSRHHLVASAPEEEFAQIEAAEKDLK from the coding sequence ATGAGCAAGAACATCGAATACGGCAATGTCGATGAGCACTACCTCGAGAAACGACAGCTGAAGAAGGGCGCGGCCGGCTGGATCCTCCTCGCGGGACTCGGCGTCGCCTACGTCATCTCCGGAGACTTCTCCGGCTGGAACCTCGGGTTGGCCGAAGGCGGCTGGGGCGGCCTGCTCATCGCCTTCCTCCTCATGGGACTCATGTATGTGTGCATGGTCTTCGGCCTCGCCGAACTCTCCTCCACTCTGCCGACCGCTGGTGCCGGCTACGGCTTTGCCAGACGAGCGCTCGGACCGCTGGGCGGATTCGCCACCGGCATGGCGATCCTCATCGAGTACACGATGGCTCCGGCCGCGATCTCGACTTTCATCGCCGGCTACGTCCAGGCGCTGGGCATTCTGCCCGAATCGGTGCCGATCTGGACGATCTACCTAGCCGCTTACGCGATCTTCATCGGGATTCACCTGTGGGGCGTCGGCGAGGCGCTGAGGCTGATGTTCGTCATCACCGCCGTCGCAGTCATCGCTCTCGTCGTCTTCGTCGTCACCGCCGTCGGCCACTTCGATGCGAGCAACCTCTTCGACATCGAGCCCACCGGCGCCCTCGGGGCATCGGCATTCATGCCGATGGGCATCTCCGGCCTACTCGCCTCCCTCGTCTTCGGAATCTGGTTCTTCCTCGCCGTCGAAGGGGTACCGCTGGCCGCCGAGGAATCGGCGAACCCGAAGAAGGACATGCCGCGCGGAATCATCACCGCCATGGTCGTCCTCGTCGTCTTCGGCGCACTCATGCTCCTCCTCGTCCCCGGCATCGCAGGCGCCTCGGCGATGGGGGCCTCGGACAATCCGCTGCCCGAGGCGCTGCGCACGATCTACGGTGAGAATTCGGTGATGGCGACTTTCGTCAACTGGGCGGGTCTGGCCGGACTCATCGCGAGCTTCTTTTCGATCATCTTCGCCTACTCACGTCAGCTCTTCGCGCTCTCACGCGCCGGCTACCTGCCCAAGTGGCTGTCCCTGACGGGCAAGCGCAAGACCCCGGTCCTCGCCCTCATCGTCCCCGGCACGATCGGCTTCATCCTGGCGATCGCCGTCGACGGCAACGGGGGAGTCCTCCTCAACGTCGCAGTATTCGGGGCGACGGTCTCCTACGTCCTGCTCAACCTCTCCCACATCCGCCTGCGCTTCAAGGAACCCGACCTGCCCCGCGGGTACCGCACCCCCGGCGGCGTCGTGACCACCTCGATCGCCCTCGTGCTCGCCTCTGTGGCTGTCGTCGCCACCTTCTTCGTCGACATCCTCGCGGCCGGAATCGCCGCCGGAGTCTTCCTCATCGCGCTCGCCTACTTCTGGTTCTACTCCCGCCACCACCTGGTCGCGAGCGCCCCGGAAGAGGAGTTCGCACAGATCGAAGCCGCCGAGAAGGACCTCAAATAG
- a CDS encoding aldehyde dehydrogenase family protein: protein MSTYTVINPATEEPIAEIELADIEQTDRAIEKAARAFETWRAVAPADRARLLRRFADKVDAANEELARLEVANAGHTIGNARWEAGNVRDVLEYYAAVPERLFGRQIPVDGGVNITFAEPLGVVGVIVPWNFPMPIAGWGFAPALAAGNTVVLKPAEITPLTAIRIGELALEAGLPEGVLQIIPGKGSIVGERFVTHQAVRKVVFTGSTEVGKRIMAGCAAQVKNLTLELGGKNANIVFDDADVAGAAAAAPGGVFDNSGQDCCSRSRLLVQRGIYDEFMAALKSSVGSFACADPSREDTDMGPLVTAAHRDKVAGYVAAAEVAFTGSAPAGPGFWFPPTVLTPPDTAAADFREEIFGPVLSVVPFDTEADALRMANDTDYGLSGSIWTNDLDRAMRVSRGVEAGNLSVNSHSSVRYSTPFGGFKQSGLGRELGPDAVSAFTEVKNVFFATRPAG, encoded by the coding sequence TTGAGCACTTACACGGTCATCAACCCGGCGACGGAAGAGCCGATCGCCGAGATCGAACTCGCCGACATCGAACAGACGGACCGGGCGATCGAGAAGGCGGCGCGAGCCTTTGAGACCTGGCGTGCCGTCGCTCCCGCCGATCGCGCGAGGCTCCTGCGGCGCTTTGCCGACAAGGTCGACGCGGCAAACGAAGAGCTCGCGCGGCTCGAGGTCGCCAACGCCGGACACACGATCGGGAACGCCCGATGGGAGGCCGGCAACGTCCGCGATGTCCTCGAATACTATGCGGCGGTGCCGGAGAGGCTCTTCGGGCGGCAGATCCCTGTCGATGGGGGAGTGAACATCACCTTCGCCGAACCGCTCGGCGTCGTCGGCGTCATCGTCCCCTGGAACTTTCCGATGCCGATCGCCGGGTGGGGCTTCGCTCCTGCCCTGGCAGCCGGGAACACCGTGGTCCTCAAACCCGCCGAGATCACGCCGCTGACCGCGATCCGCATCGGCGAGCTCGCCCTCGAAGCAGGCCTGCCCGAGGGCGTTCTGCAGATCATCCCCGGCAAGGGATCGATCGTCGGGGAGCGCTTCGTCACCCACCAGGCCGTGCGCAAGGTCGTGTTCACCGGATCCACCGAGGTGGGCAAGCGGATCATGGCCGGCTGTGCAGCGCAGGTGAAGAACCTCACTCTCGAACTCGGCGGGAAGAACGCGAACATCGTCTTCGACGACGCCGATGTCGCCGGTGCCGCAGCCGCCGCCCCGGGCGGTGTCTTCGACAACTCCGGCCAGGACTGCTGCTCCCGATCCAGGCTGCTCGTCCAGCGCGGGATCTACGACGAGTTCATGGCCGCACTCAAATCCTCCGTCGGGTCCTTCGCCTGTGCGGACCCGAGCCGCGAGGACACGGACATGGGTCCGCTGGTGACCGCAGCGCACCGGGATAAGGTCGCCGGCTATGTGGCTGCCGCCGAGGTGGCCTTCACCGGCTCTGCGCCCGCCGGCCCGGGCTTCTGGTTCCCGCCGACGGTGCTCACCCCGCCGGACACAGCAGCCGCGGACTTTCGGGAGGAGATCTTCGGCCCCGTGCTCTCGGTCGTCCCCTTCGACACCGAAGCGGATGCCCTGCGCATGGCCAACGACACCGATTACGGACTCTCGGGTTCGATCTGGACGAACGACCTCGACCGGGCGATGCGGGTCTCCCGCGGCGTCGAGGCCGGCAATCTGTCGGTGAATTCGCACTCATCGGTCCGCTATTCGACCCCCTTCGGCGGGTTCAAGCAGTCGGGACTCGGCCGCGAACTCGGTCCCGACGCGGTGTCCGCGTTCACCGAGGTCAAGAACGTCTTCTTCGCGACCAGGCCGGCGGGTTGA
- a CDS encoding gamma-glutamyl-gamma-aminobutyrate hydrolase family protein (Members of this family of hydrolases with an active site Cys residue belong to MEROPS family C26.) — translation MASNDSDPVIAISCYMQRAQWGVWDTEAALIPGDYVRMVAASGGIPVLLPPHGMTPAILDRVDGLLLAGGADVGAEEYGQDPHEATVSHPFRDSSEMMLLAAARQRSLPVLGICRGMQVINVADGGTLIQHLPESLGHTDYQPAPGVYGEVTVTTEAGSLAREILGEATIAPCYHHQGIDRLGAGLRATGRSPEGLVETIEPDPAVNQTGDPTDGGWLFAVQWHPEHDPDDDRVVRALVQSARRHVTGRGTRRAPN, via the coding sequence GTGGCTTCGAACGACTCTGACCCCGTCATCGCCATCAGCTGCTATATGCAGCGAGCCCAGTGGGGCGTCTGGGACACCGAGGCGGCGCTCATCCCGGGCGACTATGTGCGCATGGTCGCCGCGAGCGGCGGGATCCCCGTGCTCCTGCCGCCCCACGGCATGACCCCGGCCATCCTCGACCGCGTTGATGGCCTCCTGCTCGCCGGGGGCGCCGATGTCGGCGCGGAGGAGTACGGTCAGGATCCGCACGAGGCGACCGTGTCCCATCCGTTCCGCGACTCGAGCGAGATGATGCTCCTGGCGGCCGCGCGGCAGCGCAGCCTGCCTGTGCTCGGCATCTGCCGTGGGATGCAGGTCATCAACGTCGCCGACGGAGGAACCCTGATCCAGCATCTGCCGGAGTCGCTCGGACATACCGACTATCAGCCGGCACCCGGCGTCTACGGCGAGGTCACGGTGACTACGGAAGCCGGGTCACTGGCCAGGGAGATCCTCGGCGAGGCGACCATCGCACCCTGCTATCACCATCAGGGGATCGACCGCCTCGGCGCAGGTCTGCGGGCGACCGGACGCAGTCCCGAGGGACTCGTCGAGACCATCGAACCGGACCCGGCTGTGAATCAGACAGGAGATCCGACTGACGGGGGATGGCTCTTCGCCGTCCAATGGCATCCAGAACACGACCCCGATGACGACCGAGTCGTCCGTGCCCTCGTTCAATCAGCACGACGACACGTGACAGGCAGAGGAACAAGGAGAGCACCGAATTGA